GGCTCTGCTGTCCCACTataggatgctgctgcaggtcCAGGCTGTGCTCCAAGGAGACTCTTCATCTCcatgcaatttctttttccatagaGAAGAATATCTCTGCTTTAGCTCacatttgttgtatttttaatagcagCTCTTTAGGGCAGGGCTCCTTGCTTCACTTGGCAGCTGCAGAGCGAGGCCACGAGCACGTCCCCATATAACCCTGCAGCAAAGCTTTGCCTGGGTGAGCTGGAACCTGCCCAATAACCCCAACCCTCCCTAAACCAACCTCAGGGCCCCTCAcacaggctgagctgtgcctgaCGGTGTTCAGCAGGCATTTGGATAACGCCCTCAAGTAATTTGCTTTGACATTTGGTTAGCACTGAAGTGATAGAGCTGTTGGACTCGATCTTCGAAGGCACCTTCCAGCtgttctattccattccattcccacCACTAATGATAAGAGGAAATCCAAAACTTTCGGAAGACTTTAGAGCTGCCTCAAAGCTGCActggggtttttggttttgcacCCAGAAAGGTGAGAGTGACCCAAGGAGAGGCCAGGTGTCATGGCAGGGTCATGACAGAGAGCACAGCACCAACTATTTGGTGAACTGGGAATTTCAAGTCAACCCATACCTCCCTTTCCTGATGCTTTGTGCACCAGACTGAGGCAGCAAGAGATTCACTGAGTGacaaaggacagaaaagcagGGTACCCCAGAGCCCTCCCTAAAGACCTCCCTGCCATTTCAATGGGGCTTTCTATTGGAGGAGCAAATTGCTCTGCCCCAAGTGCCAGCACCTTTAGACCAGCGTCCCCTTCCTCACCTGCTGCCCCATGCTACTTCCAGGACTCAGCCTTTTGGCTGTTGATTAACTCACATATTTGGGCAAAAATAGCTCGTGCTTTCTGCTTGCCCTTGGCCCCTCAGTACAGCCCTCGTGCCATCCCTCTGCTGTCAGAGGAGCTCCTGCAAAAGCCCAGCAtgagaaatatttgctttcatttcctactTTTTACCGCTttgggattttttctttccttgcagaaatTTTGCTTCTCCCCGACCTTTCACAAAGGCTAAAGTGGGATGTTAAAAATAGGAACAAACGACACATAGCTCACATATATTGCCTTAGTCTGGCACTGTTTCCAAATACCACTTGGACAACATGGATCCACAAAGAGGGTATGTGCCAGGCTTAGACCAGAGCAGTGGATGCTGATAATAACACATCTGCAGTGCCCACCCTATGGCAATTTGGAAAGGAACAGGACCCCTGCAGATGGGGCATAGCCTGATCCCCCATTACACCTCCAGCTCTGATGGGAGATGAGGCTGAGATcctgtgagaaaagaaaatgtaagtcCTGCTCCAGCTATGGCTTCATTCCAAGTGCAAATATAGACTCAGAGAGATGCCAGAACCCAGCAGACAAAGCTGGAGACAAAAccaagcagtgcagcagctgcagaggaggaaggagaagctgCCGTGAGCACTGCCAGCTTGGCCCTGTTCTCATGTCCCCTCATTCCCTCTCTGCACTGTGAcattgctgctgcaggacagtTGCATGCAGGATGAATGCACGCAGGCTGCAACCTGCAATCTTGAACATTCCGAGCACCTTCTACTTCACTTTTAGCACCACCTCGTGGCAGCAAGGCCTGCATGCCTGTAGTCTGTCCTGCTGAAGAGGTCCTGCTGTGCACACGTCCCGGTATCTTCCTGGCATGCAATAAATCCATCACCTATCAGATGCAGCTTCGGACTTTAGCTTCACATTAGACTGGTCTGTAAGTGCTCGATCAGACTGCAAAATGCTTTGCAGGATGAAAGTTTCCTCTCGCAACCATTGCCAAACACCACAGCAAAACCAATGGGTTGTTTTTCCTAGGTGAGAAAGTCAGTCCCAGTCAGAAGGTGCAGTCCAGAGCTGCACCATTCTCTGGACATGGACACAACTGAGGAGCATTACAGCTCCTAAGGGCTCAGAGGAAACGTGCCTCAATCCTGGAGTATTGCACTCCTAAGCTGCATTCCCACCTCCCCTTTCCAGGCCCCTGATCACAAAGCCTTGCTCAATTAACACTGGATTCTTTTCCGCTGTTTTGCACAGCGTGGCTCTCCCTGCAGGAGTAACATCACAGCTTGGTTTTTGCAGGAGCCATGGAGCCTTAGGAAACCACAGCAAAAAGTTAAGTGCCTCTGCATTGCAGCAAAACAGGGTGAAGCAGTCTTACCTGCAATGCTGCCTCTATTCCAACCGCcaacccatcctcaccatgcccagggaggtggtggggtcccTGTACCTGCAGGAGGAGTTCAAAAAACATGCAGATATGGCCCTGAGGAACatggttagtgagcatggtggggtAGGACGGcgttggactggatggtcttgaaggtcttttctagCCTTCATGATTCTATAGCTCTGTGAGAAAGCATGAAGGTGACCAAAGCAAGGAACTGGAGAGGAGCAGCCAGGACAGGAGCTGCCTGTTTCCACCTGGAGAAACAGAGACActtatatttctgtttgcacATAAAACGGTTCCATCTGGGTTTGCAAGAGTGGGACTGGTTGCAACCCACTGCCTTTTGGCAGGGCAGCATGCAGAAGGCAGCACAAATGGAGGCACACACATTTATTGACATGGACACTGGACACACACTACAAGAAAACCAAGCAGAGccacaactgaaaacaaactgcaaaccTTCATGTTGGTGTGGGGATGGCAGGAACCTCCCACCCTACTGGCTGAATGGAGCTGTGAACTGGGTGATGTCTTCACTACCACAGAGCTTTCCAAGACTGCTGCGCAGCCAAGCTCCAGTAATAAATACTCCACACTTCATTGCCTTTTCCCTTGGCCACCTCCCTGCATCCTCCCCAAGAGGGTCCAGGggctggttttttgtttttgctttgtttttttgtgggggttgggggggatgGGGTTGATGAGACACGTGCTTTCCTTCAAGTCCTATGGGAGGGCAACCATAAAGAAGGAGCCGTTTGGCAAGAGCTGGCCCAAAGGGAGTTTTGCAGGAAGGGTGGGAAGGTCCCTCAGGACAGGGTGTTGAACAGCCTCCTGTAGATGAAGCCCAACTTCTCCCGCAGTGCCAGGAAGGTGGGTCGCTCCTCCGTGTTGCCACTCCAGCACTCCAGCATGATGCTATAAATCTCAGGAGGGCAGGAGCTGGGCCGGGGAAGGCGGTAACCCCTGGTGATTTGTCGTATGGTTTCTTGGTTTGTCATTCCTGCAAGGGAAGAGAAGATTCCCTTTGCCTTAATGTTCCCAAAGGACATACTAAGGGTAGACCTGCAGTGGGCCAAGAGGTCAACTAGCATTGCTTGGAAACAGCTTCTGCCACAGGCTTGGTTTGAGAGAGATGATCCAGCCCATAACACCTTCTAGATCCCTCCATGAACACCAACATTCCCTCTAAGCACTCTCCAGAGTGAACAATAACCATTTAATGCGCCAGGGAAATGCTTCCACTTCCTTTGCAGAAGGGACAGTATGGCAATTCCTGACACGTTGACTTTTGAGGAGCATGGGCAAGAATGCTGGAAGGGACCATCAGCCCTACCTTCATATGGGATCTGCCCGTATGTGAAGACTTCGTAGAGCAGAATGCCATAGGACCAGACATCGGATTTGAGGGAGTAGGTGCGGTAGTTGGCTGCTTCAGGGGCTGTCCATTTCACTGGGattttggtgctgctgctggtggaaTAAATGTCATCCTGAAAAAACAAAGGGAGACAGTGTTTGAGGGCTTGCAAGATGAGCGCTGCTTTTAGGGCTTTGCTTTGGAAGCCATGGGAAAGGGTCAACAGGTGATGGCTGCAGTGTGGGGCACTGACTGACCTTGAGGAGCCTGGCCAGTCCAAAGTCAGCAATTTTGCAGGTGAGCTCCTCTCCAACCAGGATGTTTCTGGCCGCCAGGTCTCGGTGGACGATGTGCTTCTCCTCCAGGTACCTCATCCCATCTGCCACCTGGCAGGCGATGTTGAGCAGGTGGGAGGTGCCCAGGGACTTCCCTTCAGGACCTGTCAACCCAAATGATCCAGGCATTTGAGGCAAActagtaacatttattttagggTGTTCAGGTTTGTAAGGAGATCCTGTGCTGGCAGTGTGGGACCAAGTGTTGTGGGGAACAAGTAAACCTCAAATCTGAGGTTGGGACTGTACTGCGTGGTACATTCATTATGGCCATGTGCTCATCGGGAATGGGACTGTGGTGAACCTGAGGAGCACCTCGTGCTGCAAGAGCATGCAGATATCTGCAGCTTGGTCAAAGCTGAAGGTGACCCGCTGCCACTCAAGTCTGCTCCCAACCCATCCTACCTGCAAGCTCCATCTCCTCTGGCACCAACTGCTGCCAGAGCCCCAGCCCAGAGGtctggaggaggagggatgcaCCTGGCAGAAAAACAGGTCTTGGTGGGAGCTGTTGGTCTTGTTTCCCTCTAAGTCTGATTACCAGGTTGGGAAAGGAGATAAAAGCCAGCAAAAATAAACTGACTTACTGTTGAGGTAGCTGTGCAGGTTGCCTTTCCGCATGAGCTCGGTGATGATGTACACAGGTTCATCCAGTGAGCAGACTGCATGCAGTTGGATCAGCTTCTCATGCCTCAAGCGCTTCAGGTTTTGAATCTCCTTGGTGAAGTCTTCTGCCTTCATGTCAGCTGAGAGAGAAAGCTGCTGTGAGCCCTTTATCATTCAGACCTTCAGAGCTCTGTACCCCCCATTTGTTGTAAGGACCTTTATCCTCCCCGCATCTCTCAAGCCTGCTATCTGCACACCCTGCATCTCAGGTCCAAACACCCATGAGATGTTTTCCACTGGGTTTCAGATCCCATTTTCATTGTCATTGTTCCATCGAGTCTTGACACATCCCAAACCCATTTGACTTGACTTACCACAAACCCAATGGGCTGAGCCATTACACAAAGACAGCACAAGCTTGTACGACTCCATACATGGCTACATGCTGGGTCCTACCACAGTTTGCTTGATGAGACAGACAAAGTGACCAAGAGGACCGGGAAACAGAAGGGTATGAATGCTGTGGCAGCTAACAAGACACTCAGTAGGTCACCACTAATATATGCCCTTCCACGCACCTTTGATGATCTTGATGGCCACGGGCACTGTGTTTCTCCACAGTCCTTCCCACACTTCTCCGAAGTAGCCCTCACCGAGCTTCCTCCTCAGGGTGAACTCCCAGCGCGGGCGCTCCCAGCCATCCCTCTCTGGGGGAGTCTGCAGAAGGGGCATGGCACATTCAGGCCCACtgggacagcctgtgccagctgTTGGTCCCAGGCAAGGCATGGGGCATTGGCCATGCACCTGTGTCatgcatccctggaggtgcccaaagCCATGGATGGAtcccctgggcaacctgagctggtggggggctACCAGCCCTTAGCACAGGGGTTGGGGAgctgtaaggtcccttccaagtcagccattctgtgattctatgataatgcATAAGTAACTCCTCACCAGCCCCCAAAGGTGGCTTTTCTATATTTCCaccaataaataaaaagcaaataaattaatatcATTGCATATTATGGCTGGTTTAGTCTTCAACTCgttaagcatttattttatctctTAGCCCATTTCATTTTCCAATTATTCACATAGGTAATTGTTATTTCTAAGCCGTAATTAGCAAATGAAGTTCTAATCAGGAAGTGATCTTGGGATTTGTGCCGTAGCTGGATTTATGAGTGCCACACTAATTGGCACGAGAACCATAGAAAAGCAAAGTGGTCTTGTTATCCTCCAGTAAAAAAATCTGGAAGAGCTGCTATTTCCAGACTCAGTATTGAAGGAATTTGTAACAATGAGGTTTTCTTTGTCATGGAGCAAATATGTCAGAAAAGGTTGTGCCTTTTGGCCAGGTCACAAGCTGGACAAGGCAGCTCTCCATGCACACAAACGACAAGCCCAGCCGTAATATGGCCAATGAATGTGAACTGGACGCTCTATAACAGTGTGTTACAGCTTTTGGTTTAACAAAGCTCAAATCCCAAATGGATATACGTTATTTCTGATCTTCCCTATTtagcttctttcctttcttccacatCTTTTAGGCTCCAACCCAACAAAGAGACACACCCGACCAAGCccaaagggaaaagcagccaGGGGATGACCACGTACATAccgtggggctgcagggctgaagCAAGGGGCTCTGGATGACCTTCCAGTTCTCGGTGTAGAAGGCGAGCAGCTCCTCCATGTTGGGGAAGGGATGACCCCTCTGGATGTACAGGCTGCCCGCGGGGCTCTTGCAGATGCGGAAATGGCTGACTTTGGTGTGGTTGCGCACTGCAGGGGAAGCCAAAGGGGAAaatctcagctccttcccagaTCCCCAGCGCCCCATCCACTGCTTCTCCCGGGATATTTAATCCCCCATAAAGGAGCCCCAGGGTTCACCCCTCCTTCTGGCATTGCCTGGCTCAGCAGACTGCCAGCTACAGGCAGCGttggagcagagaggtgatgcTTTATGAGAGGAAACCATTGCCATGCAaacaagctgctcagagagcaTCTGAGTTCACCACCACGTGGGGTCGGTGAATCAGGAGCGGCTGTACCTGCAGAAAGCacgctgcagcacagagctatGGCTTGCCAGGAGCTGGAAATGTTTGGCTTGGATCAGACCACATTGCAATGACGCTGCCTGGCCTGAAACTCCCCACGTTCAGCTTGCTGTGCACAGGAGCACACCAGGCCCTGACACCTTACAGCCAGTCATCAGACTACAAAAGCCACTGGAATGAAATCCCAGGAGTTAGTCCTGCAAAACCATCATTAAACTGCCGTAACATGCTCATGACTTTCATACTCCAGATGGAAACGATGCACTTTCCTTTGGCACAGTAACACAGAGACCCATACCTATACCTGTTAGCTTTTAGGAAGCACTTAGCTCCTTTTAACAAGGTGCTGTAGAGCACTCGAAGTATATTTCCACCTTTCTCTCGCTGTGTTGactgagctgctcctggggaCCAGCTTGGCTCCTTTCCCTGTGCTCATTTTCTCAGGTTAATTACCCCCAAATTACCTGAGAGGGAGTACTCGCCCCTGCTGCTCTCGCTGTCCCGGACAAGGAAGGAGCCGTGCTGGTtgggaggagagaggagcagctgctcagcctcaCTGCGGCTGATCTTGCTGAAATACCACctgggggagcagagcagagggcagtcAGAGCTGGGGCAGGACTTATGGTAGGGATGGGGTAGAATGCAGAGGTGCTGTACATGTGTGAGCTGTGCATGGGGAAAGGGTGGACATCATAGCGAGTCCGCACCAGGGCTGCTTTGTTTCACTGCTCTCACAGGCACTCAGTTCATTTTATCACAGCTTTCTAACTGCAAACACTTTCCTTGTGCTTTGTTGGAATGCTCGGCAGAACGCACCTTTCATCCCTCTCCAAATAATGTGCTCATAGACACGTGCCACAAGACCCAAATAATTGGTGCTTCCAGTTCATCCTCTGCGTGCACCAGGGCAAGGCTATAGGTTGTGTTACCTTCACACCGTGCTCAAAATTGGGaagttctttctcctttcccttctagTGGATACAGCTCCAAAGGTGGCTCAGAAGTGCCCGTTTCCATTTCCAGGGAAAGGATGCACATTGCCCCACTTGGGAAGGAGGGTGAGACCCCAAATGGATCCCCAGTTTGGGAGGTTCcctcccacagctctgtgcactgcagctgccctTTGCTGCACCGGATGCGCTGCTATCAGCAATGCTGAGCCATGAGGGAGTACCCAACCAAACCCTTCTTTCATGCACGAAATCCCCAGCAAGAAAAGGCAGGTTGGTGGTTGGGGCCTGACGGCTGTGTGACGCATGGGAGCTTGGGGAAGAGGCTGCTTCCTTCCAGCTGGGATGTGCAAAGCCAGAGGTTTCATCATTAGCCAGGATTGCCAGCATCTGCTGTGTGGGAAATTAAGCATGATGGGCTTACTGCAGCAAGGCAAATTAGCACCCAGCTGAGACCTGTGGCTCCGCATAGTCTGTGTGCTCCCAGCTCGCTTTGGCTGCCCCTTGGCATCACCCTCACCTCTGCTCACAGAACACATGTAGATCCATAGACACAAACACACGCTCCACATCAGTGGATGTAATGGGAACACAGCAGGGAGCCAAACCCACCAGGTATGTGCAGGTGTGGTCCCAAATCGAGCCAATTTGCCCCAAAGGCAAATTGTAGGCAGGGTGGGGAGTGGGGGTGGGGCTCTAGTTGCAATCTGTGCCCCTTTATCCCAGTTtggaggggctgcaggagccCTGGAGGAGCACAGGGATCCCACACCCACCTACATCCTGCTCACTGATTCAGGGCCTTGTGCCAGGGAGCAGCAATGTCTCAGGGCACTTCATCCAGCATGTCATAACTGGGTTGCCTTATGTAAGGATGAGCTCAGGGTTTTCCTATGTgagggagggcagggagggTAACCCACACAGATGGGAGAGGtagcagcagggaagggaacCCCATCCTGGATGCACCAGAACAGTGTAGGCATGGCTTGGTCCTAACGAGTCCTGACAGCTCTCAACTCAAACActtctctctgtgctcacaggcTCTTTGGAGCTAACACAAGATGGACTTGGTGATTtccccagctccatccctccCCTCTGTCTCCCcctaaaaggaaaaggaacctAAGCAAGTAGGGACCTGTTTTGGTACATCACTACACCATGTTCCAGCTGAGGATGGCAGGTCCTGTGCTGGAATGATGCACACAGAAGGGGGACCGGCATCATTGTCCCCAGGCTTTGCTCACCATACTGAAACCCTCCACCCCACTGCTATCAGCTCCCTCACAGGGATACCTAGGGGAaggcagagccccagcacagccccctgAAGGCTCCCATTGTCAACACCTGGGCAGGGTTGTGCTGCTGTAGGGCCACCCCACCACCCCCCATGCAGACAGGTTGGATACTTACGGCCGGTGAGCAGAGGTGCCCTGGCTGAGGTTGGCCACGTATGCAGCAGGGACATAGCCTGTGGCTGGTTcccccagcagcctcctggCTAAAACATAGTCCCCTTCTTCTCTGAGGACACGCAGTTTGTCCCCTGCGTTTACACTCAGTTCATCTGCACTGCGGGCTGTGAAAGCGTACAAAGCGATAAAGAGAGAGGACTTGGGGATGAAGGAAACGCAGCTGGGCTCCGAGTGCAGTGAAACAGAATCAGAACCAAAGTAACCAAGCGAGCAGCTATCCGGGCCGGAGCGGGGCCACAGCTTATTCCAGAAAGATGTCAAGAAGGTCAAACGCTTGCGGACAaactgctccatccctggaggatgCAGTGCCTGGATGTCACCACGCTCCTATTCCCCAGCGCTTCCCAAAGTCACAACGAGGAGCGGGCGGGGAGTTCATGCCGTCGGTCCGGCACCGCAGCGCCCGGCAGCTCTCCGCCTCCTTCCCGACCCGCACACGCGTCTGGGCGCTCACTACCACCAACTTCCTATTTCTGAAAGTGAAACCCGTTGGGCTGGTGGGGTGAGTGCGCGGGCGGGACGCGTCTCCGTGTAGGAGACCTGCGGGCACATCTGGCACAGCTGGAGCCGCCACGCCGGGCAGCGCTCGCAGGAGGAGAAAGGCTTTACCTTTAATTAGGATTTTAACGTGTGCTCTCACGCTCGTTTCCAGAATGCTGGTAAACACGGCTCGCTGCTCTTTAAGCAGCTCTTGTGATGAGTGGCGGGTCTCTCATTAATGATCTTGGTCTCCTGTCTGTGGGAGggctttattttcccttcttttttccagatgaaaatAGAATTAATATAACCTGGAGGAGGTCTGAAGTTTGGGCATTTGCTGGATAGATTTTGCAGGGTTTGTAATGTCAGAACCCCATTCCGTTGGGTCTGATGCTATGGCCTCCTGGCATCACCCTAATGAAGCAATTTGACTCTTCccattcatttctcttcctcatGGCAAGGGATCTCTAAGGAATTCACTTCCCGATCCCTCAGAATCCAGCCTGTGCTCAAGGATAGGTCCCCTTGGATCAGCCCCAGGTATCTCCATGCCCCCCACATTGAGCCCTCATCCCCAGCAAAGGATGGAGATTCACACAGTGCACACGGGACAATGCATTCCTTCAGCTGTCTGCAAACCCACTCGGCTACAAatcccacccccagccccctcAGCAGCCCCCGCGTGGGTTTTGTCACTTAACTGTTCCATCTAATTAGTGGGAGGTCTGTGCCTGGCAGTGCTCGGCTATAGCATCTCCCCCAGGAactcagctcccagccctgagctTGTTATTTCAATCCTCCCCTGCTCTCATGGCTGGGAGGAGTTCGTTTTGGGTGTGCAGATGGGTTTTCAAAGAGGTTCTCTAAAACAAATGAACGCGTTAATTCATTGCAGTGGCCTCACCTTGCTGCACGGAGgggatggagagaaaagcaagtcttcagcaaaacattcttCACAAAATAGCACCTGGATCTATGGGCAATTCCTCCAGCCCTTCCCCCactcacagcacacagctttgCTGGTTGGGGGCATGCATTGATGTTTAATTTACTGCATGCTTTTCCCACCTCAGCCCTAGGAGAAGAACGGAGGATGGAGCTCAGGGGTTTGCAACAGGTAGGGAGAAAAGTGGCAGCTGTCCCCATGACAAGGCTGCACTGCATGTCATGCTCTGTGGGGAAGGAGATGCCCTGCTCACTTATGCATTTAAAGAGATTATCTGATTAGATCAAGCACCAACCATTTATGTCTTGCTGCTTTGAATGGGGACTTGGTAAACTTGTGGTTTGCAGAAGGAGACTGGAGACTGATTTACCTTTGTTGACCTGTGCCAGATTCGATTCTCTGGTGGTACAAGCAAGAGACGAGTGCAGCTGATATAAAACACGCAAGTCTTTAGACCCTGATTTGCACCTAAATGAAAGAGTACTTCAACGTGACAAACATCCCCGAGGACTAAATGCTGCCTCTGAGCTTACCAGACAGGCAATAACACACACTCATCACTGCAGCCTCCGTCTGCACAGGACACGCACACACGGCTCAGAGTCCCACACCaggaaaacagctgagaaatcacaatctttttttttttctcctatcttttttattttcctattaagTTTCAGGAGCATCTCTGCTGCCTTGAATCCCTTTGGTACTATCACACAcctagaaagaaaaggagaagacgAGGGAAAGCACGTTCATAAAAGATGTGGGTCCTTGCAATGGGGAAGGCAGGTGGGAGGACacaggaaaagtgaaaaagatAAGGCACGGCTATCAAACAGATCAAGTATCTTCTCTCAGCCCCTGTGCTTGGCTTATGCAGATGGATTAAGAACCCATCTGCCCACAGATCAGCGGCTGTGGTGGATGCACAGAGACCTCAGTTCTAGCACCGCTAAAAAGCACCTCCAAAGAGCAAGGAAACCAGAAGACCTGCTCGGGAGAGCTGGTTACACAGTCCTGGTTTAGTTGCAGAGCACCTAGGAGCAATAAACACA
This genomic window from Excalfactoria chinensis isolate bCotChi1 chromosome 15, bCotChi1.hap2, whole genome shotgun sequence contains:
- the SRMS gene encoding tyrosine-protein kinase Srms, encoding MEQFVRKRLTFLTSFWNKLWPRSGPDSCSLGYFGSDSVSLHSEPSCVSFIPKSSLFIALYAFTARSADELSVNAGDKLRVLREEGDYVLARRLLGEPATGYVPAAYVANLSQGTSAHRPWYFSKISRSEAEQLLLSPPNQHGSFLVRDSESSRGEYSLSVRNHTKVSHFRICKSPAGSLYIQRGHPFPNMEELLAFYTENWKVIQSPLLQPCSPTTPPERDGWERPRWEFTLRRKLGEGYFGEVWEGLWRNTVPVAIKIIKADMKAEDFTKEIQNLKRLRHEKLIQLHAVCSLDEPVYIITELMRKGNLHSYLNSPEGKSLGTSHLLNIACQVADGMRYLEEKHIVHRDLAARNILVGEELTCKIADFGLARLLKDDIYSTSSSTKIPVKWTAPEAANYRTYSLKSDVWSYGILLYEVFTYGQIPYEGMTNQETIRQITRGYRLPRPSSCPPEIYSIMLECWSGNTEERPTFLALREKLGFIYRRLFNTLS